In one Patescibacteria group bacterium genomic region, the following are encoded:
- the metG gene encoding methionine--tRNA ligase, producing MFYITTPIYYSNDIPHLGHLSTTISADIIARYHRLIGDKTLFLTGVDEHGEKVEQTAKKAGRDPQEFVDQMATCWQEYWKSMGVQNDIFMRTSNPKHKEIAQGLLEKIKAKGDIYLGTYKGMYCLGCEEFKAGRELVNGICPEHRPDQMQYKEENNYFFKLSKYAQKVKKLLEDGTIKLIPENKKKEMLARLENEVTDLSVSRQKVAWGIELPWDTTQTIYVWVEALMNYYSATKIFGKEEFWPASVHFLGKGNNWFHSVIWPALLLSCDLPLPKEIFVHGYYNVEGVKMSKSLGNVISPTDLTDKYEVDGTRYLLCASQPYFEDFSVSFKWFDTVYNNDLANGLGNLVSRVAKMCADEKLSYSNFADDFVTVLTQNPSLKNALEEYKLFEVVEIVKSKVKKINEYINQNEPWKKESVPKKEVLFNAVKNILEIALILKPVTPETSAKIIKVFTASPILPSPTLFARVS from the coding sequence ATTGGGGATAAAACCCTATTTTTAACCGGTGTCGATGAGCATGGAGAAAAAGTAGAACAGACTGCCAAAAAGGCAGGTCGCGATCCCCAAGAATTTGTAGATCAAATGGCAACTTGTTGGCAAGAGTACTGGAAATCGATGGGTGTCCAAAACGATATTTTTATGCGCACCAGCAATCCCAAGCACAAAGAAATTGCCCAAGGCCTTTTGGAAAAAATTAAAGCCAAGGGAGATATTTATTTAGGAACATATAAAGGCATGTATTGTTTGGGGTGTGAAGAATTTAAAGCCGGCCGAGAATTGGTCAATGGTATTTGTCCAGAACACCGACCTGACCAAATGCAATACAAAGAAGAAAATAACTACTTTTTTAAACTCTCTAAATATGCTCAAAAGGTCAAAAAATTACTCGAAGATGGCACAATTAAATTAATTCCCGAGAATAAAAAAAAGGAAATGTTAGCTAGGCTTGAAAATGAGGTGACTGATCTTTCGGTTTCGCGTCAAAAGGTTGCATGGGGAATAGAACTACCATGGGATACCACACAAACAATTTATGTCTGGGTAGAAGCTTTAATGAATTATTATTCGGCAACTAAAATTTTTGGCAAAGAGGAATTTTGGCCGGCCTCGGTGCACTTTTTGGGCAAAGGCAATAATTGGTTTCATTCCGTGATCTGGCCAGCACTGCTTCTTTCTTGTGATCTTCCATTGCCCAAAGAGATTTTTGTCCACGGCTATTACAATGTAGAAGGCGTCAAAATGAGCAAGTCTTTGGGAAATGTTATTTCTCCCACAGATTTGACTGACAAATATGAGGTTGATGGCACGAGGTATCTATTGTGCGCAAGCCAGCCTTACTTTGAAGATTTTAGCGTCAGCTTTAAATGGTTTGACACCGTTTATAACAACGATTTGGCTAACGGTTTGGGAAATTTGGTCTCGCGAGTTGCCAAAATGTGCGCCGACGAAAAATTATCCTATTCAAATTTTGCGGATGACTTTGTGACTGTTTTAACCCAAAATCCCAGTCTTAAAAATGCGCTTGAGGAATACAAGTTATTTGAGGTTGTAGAAATTGTAAAAAGCAAAGTGAAAAAAATCAATGAGTACATTAATCAAAACGAACCCTGGAAAAAAGAAAGCGTGCCTAAAAAAGAAGTGTTATTTAATGCTGTAAAAAATATTCTGGAAATTGCCCTTATTCTAAAACCAGTAACCCCAGAGACCTCCGCCAAAATTATTAAAGTTTTTACCGCCTCCCCAATTCTTCCCTCTCCCACTCTTTTTGCAAGAGTCTCTTGA